From one Trifolium pratense cultivar HEN17-A07 linkage group LG1, ARS_RC_1.1, whole genome shotgun sequence genomic stretch:
- the LOC123892403 gene encoding alkane hydroxylase MAH1-like, with amino-acid sequence MFHYITIFVAIFFIIFYNIWKHTKNALLPNWPIIGMLPSILHNQSNIHDYVAWILKHHGGTFQFKGPWFTNIANFILTSDPMNVHHITSKNFTNYGKGSDFHEIFELLGLGIFNLDSDEWKHERTLLHSLLKNKNFEIFLQQIIQNKLENCLLPFLDQASKGVQVLDLQDILERFTFDTACTSLFGFDPNCLPYNFNELSEIAYVKAISVLEDMILFRHYIPKCIWKLQKWLNIGQEKKGKVAQETLHQFLYKCINYYKGNEDVDESHSCLLKELMKEGLEKGEKFDRYIRDTAVNLLIAGNGTISSGLSWFFWLVSIHPIVEAKIIQEIRDNCLTQGENLITNFSVEVLDKLVYLHGAISEALRLFPPLAFQHKCAIKSDKLPSGDHVKPNTKLIYSLYAMGRTEQIWGEDCLEFKPERWISDRGQIKHVPSYKFIAFNAGPRSCLGKDISFVEMKMVVISILWKFRIHVVEGHSIAPKVSIALRMKDGLKIKVNKRYD; translated from the coding sequence ATGTTTCACTATATTACAATATTTGTTGCcatttttttcatcatattCTACAATATATGGAAACACACCAAAAATGCACTTTTACCAAATTGGCCAATAATTGGCATGCTACCATCAATTTTGCATAATCAATCCAATATTCATGATTATGTAGCCTGGATTTTGAAACATCATGGAGGAACTTTTCAGTTTAAAGGACCTTGGTTCACAAACATTGCCAACTTTATCCTCACTAGTGATCCCATGAATGTGCACCACATCACTAGCAAGAATTTCACAAACTATGGAAAAGGGTCTGATTTCCATGAGATTTTTGAACTTCTTGGTCTTGGTATTTTCAATTTGGATTCCGATGAATGGAAGCACGAAAGGACACTACTTCATTCATtgctcaaaaataaaaactttgagATATTCCTCCAACAAATCATTCAAAATAAGCTAGAGAATTGCTTATTACCATTTCTTGATCAAGCATCTAAAGGAGTACAAGTACTTGACTTGCAAGATATTCTTGAAAGGTTCACCTTTGATACTGCTTGCACTTCTTTATTTGGATTTGATCCTAATTGCCTTCCTTACAACTTTAACGAGTTATCAGAAATTGCTTATGTAAAAGCTATTTCTGTGCTTGAGGATATGATATTGTTCAGGCACTATATTCCAAAATGCATTTGGAAGCTACAAAAATGGTTAAACATTGGTCAAGAGAAGAAGGGCAAGGTAGCTCAAGAAACTCTTCACCAATTTTTATACAAATGTATAAATTATTACAAAGGCAATGAAGATGTGGATGAAAGCCATTCTTGCTTGTTAAAGGAACTAATGAAGGAAGGACTGGAAAAGGGGGAAAAGTTTGACAGGTATATTCGAGACACCGCAGTCAATCTTttaattgcaggaaatggaacAATTAGTTCTGGTCTCAGTTGGTTTTTTTGGCTTGTTTCAATTCATCCTATTGTAGAAGCTAAAATTATTCAAGAGATTAGAGATAATTGTTTAACACAAGGGGAGAACTTAATCACTAATTTCAGTGTAGAAGTTCTTGATAAGCTAGTTTACCTTCATGGAGCTATAAGTGAAGCCTTAAGGCTTTTTCCTCCACTAGCATTTCAACACAAATGTGCAATCAAATCTGATAAACTACCTAGTGGAGACCATGTTAAGCCAAATACAAAGTTAATATACTCTTTGTATGCAATGGGAAGGACGGAACAAATATGGGGAGAAGATTGTCTGGAATTTAAACCGGAGAGATGGATATCAGATAGAGGACAAATTAAACATGTTCCATCTTACAAGTTCATTGCATTCAATGCTGGTCCAAGAAGTTGTCTTGGGAAAGATATTAGCTTTGTTGAAATGAAAATGGTTGTAATTTCTATTTTATGGAAGTTCCGCATACATGTTGTGGAAGGTCACTCTATAGCTCCAAAAGTTTCTATTGCTCTTCGCATGAAAGATGGCTTGAAGATCAAAGTAAATAAAAGATATGATTGA